From Pan troglodytes isolate AG18354 chromosome 9, NHGRI_mPanTro3-v2.0_pri, whole genome shotgun sequence, the proteins below share one genomic window:
- the IL18 gene encoding interleukin-18 isoform X3 → MLLYALKNSPALRIYKIDFACFIENLESDYFGKLESKLSVIRNLNDQVLFIDQGNRPLFEDMTDSDCRDNAPRTIFIISMYKDSQPRGMAVTISVKCEKISTLSCENKIISFKEMNPPDNIKDTKSDIIFFQRSVPGHDNKMQFESSSYEGYFLACEKERDLFKLILKKEDELGDRSIMFTVQNED, encoded by the exons ATGCTTCTCTATGCCTTAAAAAATTCTCCAGCTCTTAGAATCTACAAAATAGACTTTGCCTGTTTCATAG AAAACCTGGAATCAGATTACTTTGGCAAGCTCGAATCTAAATTATCAGTCATAAGAAATTTGAATGACCAAGTTCTCTTCATTGACCAAGGAAATCGGCCTCTATTTGAAGATATGACTGATtctgactgtagag atAATGCACCCCGGACCATATTTATTATAAGTATGTATAAAGATAGCCAGCCTAGAGGTATGGCTGTAACTATCTCTGTGAAGTGTGAGAAAATTTCAACTCTCTCCTGTGAGaacaaaattatttcctttaag gaAATGAATCCTCCTGATAACATCAAGGATACAAAAAGTGACATCATATTCTTTCAGAGAAGTGTCCCAGGACATGATAATAAGATGCAATTTGAATCTTCATCATATGAAGGATACTTTCTAGCttgtgaaaaagagagagaccttTTTAAACTCATTTTGAAAAAAGAGGATGAATTGGGGGATAGATCTATAATGTTCACTGTTCAAAATGAAGACTAG